A genome region from Pseudanabaena sp. Chao 1811 includes the following:
- a CDS encoding eIF2A-related protein produces the protein MTNASSFNYQVGGSLPADAPSYVERQCDRDYYDLLKERKYCYVFNCRQMGKSSLRVRVTHKLQAEGIVCATIDPQKIGVEVTCEQWYASAIRSLVGDLDLKNKFDLRSWIRERELLSPVQRFAEFIETVVLQEIDAPIVIFVEEIDRLLSLKFGMDDFFGLVRSFFEDRPTKTEYNRLTFSFLGVATPTDLIQSHNTSAFNIGYAVEMAGFTLTEALPLMQGLASKVANPQDYLAEAVKWTGGQPFLIQRLLGMMEKELAGIAPPENIAGWVETLVQERIVTNWESQDAPPHLTTIRDRVISVEEKLRGRMLGCYQQVLADGELEDDRSEERSRLRLTGLVVRRDGKLISYNPIYAAVFDNKWVEGQLADLRPEFYASAFRAWRDAEEEQNQGFLLRGQALEEAEVWARGKKLSDIDEQFLRESRELERLETSQRLAATEEANAILVEAERKARDRVKVGSVVLGLMLLLAAAAGVWATRSVNESNVKVADTQKEAETKVKDADRQVVSAKQEAEQIGKNAEKEKRDAAQKVRDANENKKEADLKVEEAKKNLESAKAEAAQVAQDSAEKVADAQAKIADAEGKVKVALAEQAKAAAAVKNANDDIKLADVRIKSLDAKADFQGEQGFEALLKAVVAGHKLKGLGLEVAKRDKANTQMLVTANLLRFVYGVQEKNRMIAHSSTVSSVAFSPDGKTIATGSWDKTVKLWNLEGKEIQTFKGHSDTISSVAFSPDGKMIATVSNDKTVKLWNLEGKEIQTFKGHSARVSSVAFSPDGKTITTGSSDKTVKLWNLEGKEIQTFKGHSASVNSVVFSPDGKTIATGSGDNTVKLWNLEGKEIQTFKGHSASVNSVVFSPDGKTIASGSYDSTVKLWNLEGKEIQTLRGHSDSVLSVAFSPDGKMIASASWDRTVKLWSLDGKELQALKGHGDSVYSVTFSPDGKMIASGSWDNTVKLWSLEGREIQTFKGHSNVVNSVAFSPDGKTIASGSWDNTVKLWNLEGKEIQTFKGHSDTISSVAFSPDGKTIATGSGDNTVKLWNLEGKEIQTFKGHSARVSSVAFSPDGKTIASGSYDNTVKLWNLEGKEIQTLKGHSGWITSVAFSPDGKTITIGSLDKIVKLWNLEGKEIQIFKGHSNIVWSVAFSPDGKTIATGNSDNSVKLWNLEGKEIQTFKGHSDSVWSVAFSPDGKTIASGSYDSTVKLWNLEGKEIQTFKGHSDSVLSVVFSPDGKAIISTSLDNTVKLWNLDFDDLMAKGCAWLHDYLVNNPNASDEDRQACGIPPRQK, from the coding sequence ATGACTAATGCAAGCTCTTTCAATTATCAAGTTGGTGGTAGTCTCCCTGCGGATGCGCCTAGTTATGTGGAGCGACAATGCGATCGCGACTATTACGACTTACTCAAAGAGCGTAAATATTGTTATGTGTTTAACTGTCGGCAGATGGGGAAGTCGAGTTTGCGGGTGCGGGTGACGCATAAGTTGCAAGCAGAGGGGATTGTCTGCGCGACGATCGATCCACAGAAGATTGGGGTGGAGGTGACTTGCGAGCAGTGGTATGCCAGCGCGATTCGGAGTTTGGTGGGGGATCTGGATTTAAAGAATAAGTTTGATTTGCGGAGTTGGATTAGGGAACGGGAATTGCTGTCGCCTGTGCAGCGCTTTGCAGAATTTATTGAAACAGTCGTGTTGCAGGAGATTGATGCGCCGATTGTGATTTTTGTGGAGGAAATAGATCGCCTATTGAGTCTCAAGTTTGGGATGGATGATTTCTTTGGTTTGGTGAGGTCATTTTTTGAAGATCGTCCGACTAAGACTGAATATAATCGCCTCACTTTTTCCTTTTTGGGGGTGGCGACACCGACGGACTTGATCCAGAGTCATAATACTTCAGCGTTTAATATTGGCTATGCGGTGGAGATGGCGGGGTTTACGCTAACGGAGGCTTTGCCTTTGATGCAGGGGTTGGCGAGTAAGGTGGCGAATCCTCAGGATTATCTAGCTGAGGCGGTGAAGTGGACGGGGGGACAGCCTTTTCTAATTCAGCGATTGTTGGGAATGATGGAGAAGGAGTTAGCAGGAATTGCCCCACCTGAGAATATTGCGGGCTGGGTTGAGACTCTAGTACAGGAGCGGATTGTCACGAATTGGGAATCGCAGGATGCGCCGCCACATTTGACGACTATTAGGGATCGCGTGATTAGTGTGGAAGAGAAGTTGCGGGGGCGAATGTTGGGTTGCTATCAGCAGGTATTGGCGGATGGGGAGTTGGAAGATGATCGCAGTGAGGAGCGATCGCGGTTACGGTTGACGGGGTTAGTGGTGCGACGGGATGGGAAGTTGATTTCCTATAATCCGATCTATGCGGCTGTATTTGATAACAAATGGGTGGAGGGTCAGTTAGCGGATTTGCGTCCAGAGTTTTATGCTTCGGCGTTTCGGGCTTGGCGGGATGCGGAGGAGGAGCAGAATCAGGGGTTTCTGTTGCGGGGGCAGGCGTTGGAGGAAGCGGAGGTTTGGGCGCGAGGGAAGAAGCTTAGTGATATAGATGAGCAGTTCTTGCGGGAGAGTCGGGAGCTTGAGAGGTTAGAGACAAGTCAACGGTTGGCGGCGACGGAAGAGGCAAATGCGATTTTGGTTGAGGCGGAACGGAAGGCGAGAGATCGCGTTAAGGTGGGTTCGGTGGTGTTGGGGCTGATGTTGTTGTTGGCGGCGGCGGCGGGGGTGTGGGCTACGCGATCGGTGAATGAGTCAAATGTGAAGGTTGCTGATACTCAGAAAGAGGCTGAGACTAAAGTGAAGGATGCTGATCGTCAAGTAGTTTCGGCAAAGCAAGAGGCTGAGCAGATTGGGAAGAATGCAGAAAAAGAAAAGAGGGATGCTGCTCAAAAGGTGAGGGATGCAAATGAGAATAAGAAAGAGGCGGATCTGAAGGTTGAGGAGGCGAAGAAGAATCTAGAGTCAGCTAAGGCTGAGGCGGCGCAGGTGGCGCAGGACTCGGCGGAAAAGGTGGCGGATGCCCAAGCGAAGATTGCGGATGCGGAAGGGAAGGTGAAGGTTGCCTTAGCGGAACAGGCAAAGGCGGCGGCGGCGGTGAAGAATGCCAATGATGATATTAAACTTGCTGATGTTAGAATCAAGAGCCTAGATGCGAAGGCAGATTTTCAGGGGGAGCAGGGATTTGAGGCTTTGTTGAAGGCGGTTGTTGCAGGGCATAAACTCAAGGGCTTAGGTCTTGAAGTCGCTAAACGCGATAAGGCAAATACGCAAATGCTGGTGACGGCAAATTTGTTGCGATTTGTCTATGGAGTTCAAGAAAAAAATCGAATGATTGCCCATAGCTCTACTGTCAGTAGCGTAGCCTTTAGTCCCGATGGCAAGACGATCGCGACTGGAAGTTGGGACAAAACCGTCAAATTGTGGAATCTGGAAGGAAAAGAAATCCAAACCTTCAAAGGGCATAGCGATACTATCAGTAGCGTAGCCTTTAGTCCCGATGGAAAGATGATTGCGACGGTCAGTAATGACAAAACCGTGAAATTATGGAATCTGGAAGGAAAAGAAATCCAAACCTTCAAAGGGCATAGCGCTAGGGTCAGTAGCGTAGCCTTTAGTCCCGATGGCAAGACGATCACCACTGGAAGTTCTGACAAAACCGTGAAATTATGGAATCTGGAAGGAAAAGAAATCCAAACCTTCAAAGGGCATAGCGCTAGTGTCAATAGCGTAGTCTTTAGTCCCGATGGCAAGACGATCGCGACTGGCAGTGGGGACAACACCGTCAAATTGTGGAATCTGGAAGGAAAAGAAATCCAAACCTTCAAAGGGCATAGCGCTAGTGTCAATAGCGTAGTCTTTAGTCCCGATGGTAAGACGATCGCTTCTGGCAGTTATGACAGCACCGTTAAATTGTGGAATCTGGAAGGAAAAGAAATCCAAACCTTGAGAGGGCATAGCGATAGTGTCTTGAGCGTAGCCTTTAGTCCCGATGGAAAGATGATCGCCTCCGCCAGTTGGGACAGAACCGTAAAATTGTGGTCTCTGGATGGGAAAGAACTTCAAGCTCTGAAAGGGCATGGTGATTCTGTCTATAGCGTGACCTTTAGTCCCGATGGAAAGATGATCGCCTCTGGAAGTTGGGACAACACCGTGAAATTGTGGTCTCTGGAAGGAAGAGAAATCCAAACCTTCAAAGGGCATAGCAATGTTGTCAATAGCGTAGCCTTTAGTCCCGATGGCAAGACGATCGCCTCTGGAAGTTGGGACAACACCGTGAAATTGTGGAATCTGGAAGGAAAAGAAATCCAAACCTTCAAAGGGCATAGCGATACTATCAGTAGCGTAGCCTTTAGTCCCGATGGCAAGACGATCGCGACTGGCAGTGGGGACAACACCGTCAAATTGTGGAATCTGGAAGGAAAAGAAATCCAAACCTTCAAAGGGCATAGCGCTAGGGTCAGTAGCGTAGCCTTTAGTCCCGATGGCAAGACAATCGCCTCTGGCAGTTATGACAACACCGTCAAATTGTGGAATCTGGAAGGAAAAGAAATCCAAACCTTGAAAGGGCATAGTGGCTGGATCACTAGCGTCGCCTTTAGTCCTGATGGCAAGACGATCACCATTGGCAGTTTGGACAAAATCGTCAAATTGTGGAATCTGGAAGGAAAAGAAATCCAAATCTTCAAAGGACATAGCAATATTGTCTGGAGCGTCGCCTTTAGTCCCGATGGCAAGACGATCGCCACTGGCAATTCTGACAACTCCGTCAAATTGTGGAATCTGGAAGGAAAAGAAATCCAAACCTTCAAAGGGCATAGCGATAGTGTCTGGAGCGTCGCCTTTAGTCCCGATGGCAAGACGATCGCCTCTGGTAGTTATGACAGCACCGTCAAATTGTGGAATCTGGAAGGAAAAGAAATCCAAACCTTCAAAGGGCATAGCGATAGTGTCTTGAGCGTAGTCTTTAGTCCCGATGGCAAGGCGATTATATCCACCAGTTTAGACAACACCGTCAAATTATGGAATTTAGATTTTGATGACTTGATGGCGAAGGGTTGCGCGTGGCTCCATGACTATCTCGTTAATAACCCCAACGCCAGTGATGAAGACAGACAGGCTTGTGGCATCCCTCCAAGGCAAAAGTAA
- a CDS encoding STAS/SEC14 domain-containing protein, with product MTQITVQTQLPFEQLIQTVEQLDSAELEQLIAQAIRVQTKRKILSLPNDQSLLLQQITQCVPTHLQERYDLLIGKRQENTLTDEEYQELIKLGEHIEAIDVTRLENLTELAKLRQMSLNSVIEEFQQEITRHYD from the coding sequence ATGACTCAAATTACCGTTCAAACTCAACTTCCCTTTGAGCAGCTTATTCAAACTGTAGAGCAGCTAGATTCGGCTGAGCTAGAACAATTAATTGCCCAAGCTATTAGGGTTCAAACTAAGCGCAAAATTCTGAGCTTGCCAAACGATCAATCTCTACTATTGCAACAAATTACTCAATGTGTTCCTACTCATCTCCAAGAACGCTATGACTTGCTTATTGGTAAACGTCAAGAGAACACTTTGACGGATGAGGAATATCAAGAGTTAATTAAATTAGGAGAACATATTGAAGCGATCGATGTTACAAGATTAGAAAATTTGACCGAACTTGCGAAACTTCGGCAAATGTCTTTAAATTCTGTAATCGAGGAATTTCAACAGGAAATCACCCGCCATTATGACTAA
- a CDS encoding AAA-like domain-containing protein, with the protein MDKKKVLLLSANPSNTDRLRVEAEFREIEECCQKSSLRDRFAIVAKGAVRIDDLQPILLQEVPRVVHFSGHGAAENGLVLENDVGDWQLAPTEALAELFRILQNGIDCVVLNACFSQVQAEAIARYVPYVLGMNQAIGDVAAIEFAKGFYGALFEGKSVKDAFDLGKNLIALKNIPEAQTPVLLERSYESQVLPKVNLVIEEPEGAVRIGSQFYIPRSPQQEQCFKAIAMPHALLRLKSPDRMGKSSLLVRVLEEARRLGNRTTWLDLQKCDRRFFENMDRFLQWFCAVIGRDFGVKAKPTDDWDEMFGANGNCEEFFERYLLNDDDDRPLVIAIENLDRIFLHEAIEVDFCGLLRGWHEQGKHDRTWGKLRLVLAYSMESFTTKDINQSPFNVGTPIDLDEFTTAQVDELAELHGLSTSQIEPITELIGGHPYLIRLAFYNLASGANSLEQIIQSASTEVGLFGKHLTTRLAKVERDAHLTEVLRSLVNSPQPIRFDLATTSKLDGMGLILRTETGVIIRNELYRRYFCDRL; encoded by the coding sequence GTGGATAAGAAAAAAGTACTGCTGCTGTCTGCAAATCCATCAAATACTGATCGCCTGAGGGTAGAGGCAGAATTTCGAGAAATTGAGGAATGTTGTCAGAAGTCGAGTTTGCGCGATCGCTTTGCCATTGTTGCTAAGGGCGCAGTACGTATTGATGACCTACAGCCAATTTTGCTTCAGGAAGTTCCTCGCGTTGTGCATTTCTCAGGACATGGGGCAGCCGAAAATGGTCTGGTTTTAGAAAATGATGTGGGGGATTGGCAACTTGCGCCGACGGAGGCTTTAGCAGAATTATTTCGGATTTTGCAAAATGGCATCGATTGCGTGGTGTTGAATGCTTGTTTCTCGCAGGTGCAGGCGGAGGCGATCGCTCGCTATGTGCCTTATGTGTTGGGGATGAATCAGGCGATCGGGGATGTGGCGGCGATCGAATTTGCTAAGGGCTTTTATGGGGCTTTGTTTGAAGGGAAATCAGTTAAGGATGCCTTTGATTTAGGTAAAAATCTCATTGCCTTAAAAAATATTCCTGAAGCCCAAACGCCTGTGCTGTTAGAACGCAGTTATGAAAGTCAGGTATTACCGAAGGTGAATCTGGTGATCGAGGAACCTGAGGGGGCAGTAAGGATTGGCTCACAATTTTATATTCCGCGATCGCCTCAACAGGAGCAATGCTTTAAAGCGATCGCCATGCCCCATGCCCTACTGCGCTTAAAATCCCCTGACCGCATGGGTAAGTCTTCGCTATTGGTACGAGTCTTAGAAGAGGCTAGGCGGCTGGGTAATCGCACCACATGGCTAGATTTGCAAAAGTGCGATCGCCGCTTTTTTGAAAATATGGATCGATTCTTGCAGTGGTTTTGTGCGGTGATTGGACGCGATTTTGGGGTGAAGGCGAAACCGACCGATGATTGGGATGAGATGTTTGGCGCAAATGGTAACTGTGAGGAATTTTTTGAAAGATATTTATTGAATGATGATGACGATCGCCCGTTGGTGATTGCGATCGAAAATTTGGATCGTATCTTTCTGCATGAGGCGATCGAGGTGGATTTTTGTGGTTTGCTACGCGGTTGGCATGAGCAGGGCAAACACGATCGCACATGGGGCAAGTTGCGGCTAGTGCTTGCCTATTCAATGGAATCTTTTACAACTAAGGATATTAATCAATCTCCATTTAATGTCGGTACACCCATTGATTTGGATGAATTCACAACTGCACAAGTTGATGAGCTTGCAGAACTGCATGGTTTATCAACATCTCAAATAGAACCTATCACTGAATTGATTGGTGGACATCCCTATCTAATACGACTCGCTTTCTATAATTTAGCTAGTGGCGCAAATTCCCTTGAGCAAATCATTCAAAGTGCCTCGACAGAAGTAGGGCTATTTGGGAAACATCTCACCACTCGTTTAGCGAAGGTGGAAAGAGATGCTCATCTTACGGAAGTTTTGCGATCGCTGGTTAATTCACCGCAACCAATCCGTTTTGATCTGGCGACTACGTCAAAATTAGATGGAATGGGTTTAATATTACGCACAGAAACAGGTGTGATTATTCGTAATGAATTATATCGTCGTTATTTTTGCGATCGGTTATAG
- the mraY gene encoding phospho-N-acetylmuramoyl-pentapeptide-transferase, which produces MVDTGVRVRRAKFPSGSSLALGLAIGLISLIVGVDLFLHPNISSSLLLPFTFGGGGVAFLGTFAVPALRRLKAGQIIREDGPQAHLKKQGTPTMGGIFIIPVGILLGLIWSGFNDKVIACSLLTLSFAFIGWLDDWKILRRHSNKGLSPRAKLLLQAGFSACFCAWLGLTQNWQAIATINLPLHFVIPLGLLFFPLALFVFLGSSNATNLTDGLDGLAGGTGAIALFGMGLLLFPNNKELAIFCMCLSGSYLGFLWHNRYPAKVFMGDTGSLALGGALASTAILGNLLWAFLIVGAIFIWESISVIAQVSYYKATKDETGMGKRLFRMAPFHHHLELSGWHELHVVRAFYLTGGFLVGVALLISKL; this is translated from the coding sequence ATGGTTGATACTGGTGTAAGAGTTAGGAGAGCAAAATTCCCGTCAGGGAGTAGCCTAGCACTTGGGTTAGCAATCGGTTTAATAAGTTTAATTGTTGGTGTCGATCTTTTCCTGCATCCAAATATAAGTTCTAGCCTGTTATTGCCTTTTACCTTTGGTGGTGGTGGAGTCGCATTCTTAGGAACTTTTGCTGTACCAGCTTTACGTCGCCTTAAAGCTGGGCAAATCATCCGTGAAGATGGACCTCAAGCTCACCTCAAAAAACAAGGTACACCGACGATGGGGGGGATATTCATTATACCTGTCGGGATCTTGTTAGGTTTAATTTGGTCTGGCTTTAACGACAAAGTAATTGCTTGCAGTTTACTCACCCTTTCCTTTGCATTTATCGGTTGGCTTGATGACTGGAAAATCTTGCGTCGTCACTCCAATAAGGGATTGTCACCTCGTGCCAAGTTATTATTACAAGCTGGATTTTCCGCTTGTTTCTGTGCTTGGTTAGGATTAACCCAAAATTGGCAGGCGATCGCCACGATTAATTTGCCATTGCATTTTGTCATACCGCTAGGATTACTGTTCTTTCCCCTTGCGCTGTTTGTCTTCCTCGGCAGCAGTAATGCCACTAACCTCACCGATGGTTTAGATGGTCTCGCAGGTGGTACGGGCGCGATCGCTTTGTTTGGGATGGGACTATTACTATTCCCTAATAACAAGGAACTTGCGATTTTCTGTATGTGTCTCAGTGGTAGCTATTTGGGCTTTCTCTGGCACAATCGCTATCCTGCTAAGGTATTCATGGGGGATACAGGTTCACTAGCACTAGGAGGCGCATTAGCATCTACCGCAATTCTCGGTAACTTGCTCTGGGCTTTCTTGATTGTGGGTGCAATTTTCATTTGGGAATCAATCTCGGTTATTGCACAGGTTTCCTACTACAAGGCAACCAAGGATGAAACGGGGATGGGTAAGAGGCTTTTTAGAATGGCTCCTTTTCACCATCACTTAGAACTAAGTGGATGGCATGAGTTACACGTAGTCAGAGCTTTTTATCTGACAGGCGGATTTCTTGTTGGAGTAGCTCTTTTGATTAGCAAACTTTAA
- a CDS encoding 16S rRNA (cytosine(967)-C(5))-methyltransferase, whose product MTSKNSRQIALEALRLIQRRNAYADVALDCTLSRARQNNIILPESDRRLITELVYGCTRRQKTLQAVLQNFSQKPTTKLPPDLLIILQIGVYQLCFLDRIKPSAIVHTTVELAKENNLTGLSGFTNGIMRSILRAKEKEDILANISDPASFYSYPEWLIELWQKEFGQEAIANICNWFNQTPHLDLRVNLLHATRDQVLAAFAEAKISAEAIPHLPDGIRVGQGAGDVSQLPKFKEGWWSVQDASAQLVTYLLDPQPNEIIIDACAAPGGKTTHISDRLKNTGKVYALDRLANRLKKVDQNTARLGITNVETLEIDAREFDAEKVIGSKCDRVLLDVPCSGLGTLHRHADARWRQTPDEPYKLAKTQSEILERATHWVKPEGVIVYSTCTIHPAENEEVITKFLANHPDWQIVPPTADNPAAHFASDRGWVKVLPHEHDMDGFFMVKLQKH is encoded by the coding sequence ATGACGAGTAAGAATTCTCGACAGATTGCTTTAGAAGCTCTCCGCCTTATTCAAAGACGAAATGCATATGCTGATGTTGCGCTCGACTGTACGCTCTCTCGTGCGCGCCAGAATAACATAATTCTCCCAGAAAGCGATCGCCGTCTGATCACTGAGTTAGTTTATGGATGTACGCGCCGCCAAAAAACCCTGCAAGCGGTTTTGCAAAACTTCTCACAAAAACCAACCACAAAATTACCACCAGATCTATTAATAATTCTACAGATAGGTGTGTACCAGCTATGTTTTCTCGATCGCATTAAGCCCTCAGCCATTGTGCATACGACGGTGGAGCTAGCTAAAGAAAATAATTTAACGGGATTATCTGGATTTACGAATGGGATCATGCGATCCATACTCCGAGCCAAGGAGAAGGAAGATATCCTCGCTAATATTAGCGATCCCGCCAGCTTTTATAGTTACCCCGAATGGCTAATCGAGCTATGGCAAAAAGAATTTGGTCAAGAAGCGATCGCAAATATTTGTAATTGGTTTAATCAAACACCCCATCTTGATTTGCGGGTAAATCTGCTCCATGCCACAAGGGATCAAGTCCTCGCCGCCTTTGCCGAAGCAAAAATTTCTGCGGAGGCAATTCCCCATCTTCCCGATGGTATCCGTGTGGGGCAAGGTGCGGGTGATGTCAGTCAATTGCCTAAATTTAAAGAGGGTTGGTGGTCGGTTCAGGATGCTAGCGCTCAGTTAGTTACTTATCTATTAGATCCGCAACCGAATGAGATCATTATTGATGCCTGTGCTGCCCCAGGTGGCAAGACTACGCATATTAGCGATCGCCTCAAAAATACGGGCAAAGTTTACGCCCTAGATCGCCTTGCTAATCGACTCAAAAAAGTTGATCAAAATACTGCACGTCTGGGGATCACCAATGTGGAAACCCTTGAGATTGATGCCCGTGAGTTTGATGCAGAAAAAGTAATCGGGTCAAAATGCGATCGCGTTTTATTAGATGTGCCTTGCTCTGGCTTAGGTACATTACACCGACATGCCGATGCCCGTTGGCGACAAACCCCTGACGAACCCTACAAGTTAGCCAAAACTCAATCAGAAATTCTCGAACGGGCTACCCATTGGGTGAAGCCCGAAGGCGTGATCGTCTACAGCACCTGCACGATCCATCCTGCTGAAAACGAAGAAGTAATTACTAAGTTCTTAGCAAATCATCCCGATTGGCAAATCGTGCCACCAACTGCCGATAATCCTGCGGCGCATTTTGCCAGCGATCGCGGCTGGGTAAAAGTCCTGCCCCATGAACATGATATGGATGGCTTTTTCATGGTGAAGTTGCAAAAGCATTAA
- a CDS encoding 30S ribosomal protein S1: protein MVNRTKTATTNVGFTHEDFAKLLDKYDYHFSPGDIVAGTVFSIEPRGALIDIGAKTAAYIPIQEMSINRVDQPEEVLQNNETREFFILADENEEGQLTLSIRRIEYMRAWERVRQLQAEDATVRSLIFATNRGGALVRIEGLRGFIPGSHISTRKPKEELVGEELPLKFLEVDEDRNRLVLSHRRALVERKMNKLEVGEVVIGVVRGIKPYGAFIDIGGVSGLLHISEISHEHIETPHNVFNVNDEVKVMIIDLDAERGRISLSTKQLEAEPGDMVRDPQLVYAKAEEMAAKYREQLNAPPAVMEIPLPPVDDDYEVPDAMEEPEIPEEVVAEAVEEATAEV from the coding sequence ATGGTCAATCGGACAAAAACTGCTACCACCAATGTCGGCTTTACACATGAAGATTTTGCCAAACTCTTAGATAAGTACGATTATCATTTTAGCCCCGGCGACATTGTTGCAGGTACGGTATTTAGCATTGAGCCTAGGGGCGCACTTATTGACATTGGCGCAAAAACAGCAGCGTACATCCCCATTCAGGAGATGTCGATCAACCGAGTTGACCAGCCTGAAGAAGTTTTGCAGAACAATGAAACCCGTGAGTTTTTCATTCTCGCTGACGAAAACGAAGAAGGTCAATTAACCCTCTCGATTCGCCGCATCGAGTACATGAGAGCATGGGAACGTGTACGTCAGTTGCAAGCAGAAGACGCAACTGTGCGATCACTCATTTTCGCAACCAACCGTGGTGGCGCTCTGGTCAGAATCGAAGGTCTACGTGGATTTATCCCTGGATCTCACATCAGCACTCGCAAACCTAAGGAAGAGTTGGTTGGCGAAGAATTGCCACTCAAGTTCTTAGAAGTGGATGAAGACCGTAACCGTCTCGTCCTCAGCCATCGCCGTGCCCTCGTCGAGCGCAAGATGAACAAGCTCGAAGTTGGTGAAGTCGTCATCGGCGTAGTCCGTGGTATCAAGCCCTACGGTGCATTCATCGATATCGGTGGTGTCAGTGGCTTATTGCACATTTCCGAAATCTCCCACGAGCATATCGAAACTCCTCACAACGTCTTCAACGTCAATGACGAAGTGAAGGTAATGATTATTGATCTCGATGCAGAGCGTGGACGGATTTCTCTCTCTACCAAGCAACTTGAGGCAGAACCCGGTGACATGGTGCGTGATCCCCAACTTGTTTACGCTAAGGCAGAAGAAATGGCTGCGAAGTATCGTGAACAACTAAATGCACCTCCTGCGGTAATGGAAATTCCCTTGCCTCCAGTAGATGATGATTATGAAGTTCCCGATGCTATGGAAGAGCCTGAAATTCCTGAAGAAGTAGTGGCTGAAGCAGTAGAAGAAGCTACGGCTGAAGTTTAA
- a CDS encoding STAS domain-containing protein, with amino-acid sequence MSNEVKVIQPSGRLDVTTAADFRRQVNDIASATNSPKYLLVDLQEITFMDSSGLGALVSALKSIRNSNGEMVICGANDQVQMLFELTSMTKIFKIYPTIDDFNATLS; translated from the coding sequence ATGAGTAATGAAGTAAAAGTTATCCAGCCTTCAGGCAGGCTTGATGTCACAACTGCGGCTGATTTCCGCCGTCAAGTCAATGATATTGCGTCAGCTACAAATTCTCCTAAGTACTTACTAGTTGATCTCCAAGAGATCACTTTTATGGATAGTTCGGGGCTAGGTGCTCTAGTTTCAGCTCTCAAATCAATCCGTAACAGTAATGGTGAAATGGTAATTTGTGGTGCTAATGATCAAGTGCAAATGCTATTTGAACTTACTAGTATGACTAAGATTTTTAAAATTTATCCAACCATTGATGATTTCAATGCAACCTTAAGCTAG
- a CDS encoding Mrp/NBP35 family ATP-binding protein, whose protein sequence is MADLHDLQAIKDVLTPIIDPDRQKSIIELDMVRDIAIKSNGVVSFTLLLNDPNSPKRDPLIQECKTAIKAIATVTDVWVKVIANSPAIATPAAPTNALQGIEGVKHIIAISSGKGGVGKTSISVNIAVALADMGAKVGLLDADIYGPNVPLMLGVEAAQVKVVKAENGADVVEPAFNYGVKIISMAFLIAKDQPVVWRGPMLNGVIRQFLYQANWGELDYLIVDMPPGTGDAQLTLTQSVPLAGAVIVTTPQTVSLLDSRKGLRMFQNMGIPVLGIVENMSYFIPPDMPDKQYDIFGSGGGKKASDELGVDLLGCVPLEISLREGGDRGVPIVLGHPESASAKALREIAKAIATKVQA, encoded by the coding sequence ATGGCTGATTTACATGATTTGCAAGCGATAAAGGACGTATTAACACCAATTATCGATCCCGATCGCCAAAAAAGCATTATCGAACTAGACATGGTGCGCGATATTGCGATCAAGTCCAATGGGGTAGTCAGCTTTACGCTTTTATTAAATGATCCCAATAGTCCTAAACGCGACCCGTTAATTCAAGAATGTAAAACTGCGATTAAGGCGATCGCAACAGTTACCGATGTTTGGGTAAAGGTGATTGCTAATAGCCCTGCGATCGCCACTCCAGCAGCTCCAACTAATGCCTTACAAGGTATCGAAGGCGTAAAACATATTATTGCTATCTCCAGTGGGAAAGGCGGCGTAGGTAAAACCTCAATATCAGTCAATATTGCCGTAGCCCTCGCCGATATGGGGGCAAAGGTGGGGCTACTTGATGCGGATATTTATGGGCCAAACGTGCCACTAATGCTTGGAGTAGAAGCTGCACAGGTGAAGGTCGTTAAAGCAGAAAATGGTGCAGATGTAGTTGAGCCAGCCTTTAACTATGGTGTGAAAATCATTTCGATGGCATTTTTGATTGCGAAGGATCAGCCTGTGGTTTGGCGGGGACCAATGCTCAATGGTGTGATTCGGCAGTTTCTCTATCAAGCAAACTGGGGCGAACTCGATTATTTAATTGTGGATATGCCCCCCGGTACTGGTGATGCACAACTAACCCTCACGCAATCTGTACCATTGGCAGGAGCCGTGATCGTAACTACACCACAAACTGTATCGCTCTTAGATTCTCGCAAGGGCTTGAGGATGTTCCAAAATATGGGTATTCCTGTTTTAGGCATTGTCGAAAATATGAGCTATTTCATTCCCCCCGATATGCCTGATAAGCAATACGATATTTTTGGTTCTGGTGGTGGTAAGAAGGCTTCCGATGAGCTTGGTGTTGATCTGCTCGGTTGCGTGCCGCTAGAAATTAGTCTGCGCGAAGGTGGCGATCGCGGCGTGCCGATTGTCTTAGGTCATCCTGAGTCTGCTTCGGCTAAGGCTTTAAGGGAAATTGCTAAAGCGATCGCAACCAAAGTCCAAGCGTAA